A stretch of Cupriavidus necator DNA encodes these proteins:
- a CDS encoding LysE/ArgO family amino acid transporter: MHAALAGFSLGLSLILAIGSQNAFVLRQGLRREHVFWVCLVCALSDALLILLGVSGFAVMIRELPWLGAAMRYGGAAFLIWYGARSFLAAWRSNAVLDPSDAAPRPLGAALAVCLAFTWLNPHVYLDTVMLIGSVSTQFAGNAREFAAGAMTASFLFFFSLGYGAALLRPVFARSRAWQVLEVVIGITMWVIAARLLLG; this comes from the coding sequence ATGCACGCCGCCCTGGCCGGCTTCTCCCTCGGTCTTTCCCTGATTCTTGCCATCGGTTCCCAGAATGCTTTCGTGCTGCGACAAGGGTTGCGGCGCGAGCATGTGTTCTGGGTCTGCCTGGTGTGCGCGCTTTCCGATGCGCTGCTGATCCTGCTGGGCGTTTCCGGCTTTGCCGTGATGATCCGCGAGCTGCCCTGGCTGGGTGCGGCGATGCGCTACGGCGGCGCGGCTTTCCTGATCTGGTATGGCGCGCGCAGCTTCCTGGCCGCGTGGCGCTCGAACGCGGTGCTGGATCCCAGCGACGCCGCGCCGCGGCCGCTTGGGGCCGCGCTGGCGGTGTGCCTGGCGTTCACCTGGCTCAATCCACATGTGTATCTCGATACGGTGATGCTGATCGGTTCGGTGTCGACGCAGTTCGCAGGGAACGCGCGCGAGTTCGCCGCGGGTGCCATGACCGCGTCGTTCCTGTTCTTCTTTTCGCTGGGCTATGGCGCGGCGCTGCTGCGGCCGGTGTTTGCGCGGTCGCGTGCGTGGCAGGTGCTGGAAGTGGTGATCGGCATCACCATGTGGGTGATTGCCGCGCGGCTGCTGCTGGGCTGA
- a CDS encoding TOBE domain-containing protein: MLELQGAIWFRSGSQDWGGKDRIALLAAIGEHGSITAAARAVGISYKAAWDAIDAMNNSAGEPLVVRAAGGKGGGGTHLTARGEQLIRTYRALEGEHQRFVAQLSLLGEGAADDIHLMRRMMIKTSARNKLFGRVASVRGGAVNDEVVLELPGGQQIVATITHESVETLALAEGAEAFALIKASSVLVGLPDPGMRLSARNQLPGVVSRVMPGAVNAEVVIELDGGGTVAAIVTNGSVEALGLQVGVAALAVFKASSVILGVVA; this comes from the coding sequence ATGCTTGAACTTCAGGGAGCCATCTGGTTCCGCTCCGGCTCGCAAGACTGGGGCGGCAAGGACCGCATCGCGCTGCTCGCCGCCATCGGCGAACACGGCTCGATCACCGCAGCCGCGCGCGCGGTCGGCATCAGCTACAAGGCCGCGTGGGACGCCATCGATGCCATGAACAACAGCGCGGGCGAGCCGCTGGTGGTGCGCGCCGCCGGTGGCAAGGGCGGCGGCGGCACGCACCTGACCGCGCGCGGCGAGCAACTGATCCGCACCTATCGTGCGCTGGAAGGCGAACACCAGCGCTTTGTCGCACAGCTGTCGCTCTTGGGCGAGGGGGCGGCCGACGATATCCACCTGATGAGGCGAATGATGATCAAGACCAGTGCACGCAACAAGCTGTTCGGGCGCGTGGCCAGCGTGCGCGGCGGCGCGGTCAATGACGAGGTCGTGCTGGAACTGCCCGGCGGGCAGCAGATCGTTGCCACCATCACGCATGAAAGCGTCGAGACGCTGGCCCTGGCCGAGGGCGCGGAGGCGTTTGCGCTGATCAAGGCATCTTCGGTGCTGGTGGGGCTGCCCGATCCGGGGATGCGGCTGTCGGCGCGCAACCAGCTGCCGGGCGTGGTGTCGCGCGTGATGCCGGGTGCGGTGAATGCCGAGGTGGTGATCGAACTCGACGGCGGCGGTACGGTTGCGGCGATCGTGACCAATGGCAGTGTGGAAGCGCTGGGGCTGCAGGTGGGGGTGGCTGCGCTGGCGGTGTTCAAGGCGTCAAGCGTGATCCTGGGTGTAGTGGCGTGA
- a CDS encoding DUF3141 domain-containing protein yields the protein MTARERADLPRDSSATSTATSLSAHANPFAALAQPALEYALDAWQRTVLLLDILRQRGNESAEHELEGMPPVLVFEHELLADGRQLPEPANYALLRIVPPADSPTDPALRPFVVIDPRAGHGPGIGGFKADSEIGIALRTGHPCYFITFFYEPCPGQTIESVARAEAAFLQIVGERHPDAPGKPFIIGNCQAGWALMMLAAVAPERTGPLLLAGAPLAYWSGVRGRNPMRYSGGLLGGSWLASLIADLGNGRFDGAWLVENFEQLNPANTLWEKLYDVYAKADTEGPRFLDFERWWGGHFLMNRAEIDWIVQKLFVGNRLTAGEVRSTDGKTVVDLRNVRSPVIIFASWGDNITPPQQALNWIPDLYASDEELVANDQVIVYCLHPTVGHLGIFVSAGVANREHSELFCALDLIDVLPPGLYEAKIEDVAPDLRHRDLVEGRYLMRFERRGIADILALDDGRDDERAFEVVRRVAEVNQHIYDTFASPWVRAMSNELSAQWLRALRPARLERELATDVNPWMAWIGALAPLVREHRAPVSADNPLLTLEHAASAQIVSALDQFRDLRDAWYERAFEAIYASPAMAALVGLRAPAPVNLESPVTVALRKELAARRLHDAEAAIGQGGTLEAFVRVLAYVADRPSAIEERPFNLLRRIAREQQQATGQSGGQADLAAFKTAVRQQSFIVRLDPQRAIRALPALVPDRETRRKLMVAAHRVMTVGGPLSGERLGRYREVAEVMGTGHPREVADSAKGDEAAHQD from the coding sequence ATGACCGCACGCGAACGCGCCGACCTGCCGCGGGACAGCAGCGCCACCTCGACCGCTACCAGTCTGTCCGCGCACGCCAACCCGTTCGCGGCACTGGCACAGCCGGCGCTGGAATACGCCCTGGACGCCTGGCAGCGCACCGTGCTGCTGCTCGACATCCTGCGCCAGCGCGGCAACGAGTCCGCCGAGCATGAGCTTGAGGGCATGCCGCCCGTGCTGGTGTTCGAGCACGAACTGCTGGCCGATGGCCGCCAGCTGCCTGAACCCGCCAACTACGCGCTGCTGCGCATCGTGCCGCCGGCGGACAGCCCGACCGATCCCGCCCTGCGCCCCTTCGTGGTGATCGACCCGCGCGCAGGCCACGGCCCGGGCATCGGCGGTTTCAAGGCCGACAGCGAGATCGGCATCGCGCTGCGCACCGGTCATCCGTGCTATTTCATCACCTTCTTCTACGAGCCCTGCCCGGGCCAGACCATCGAATCGGTGGCGCGCGCCGAGGCTGCCTTCCTGCAGATCGTTGGCGAGCGCCACCCGGATGCACCGGGCAAGCCCTTCATCATCGGCAACTGCCAGGCCGGCTGGGCGCTGATGATGCTGGCCGCGGTGGCGCCGGAGCGCACCGGCCCGTTGCTGCTGGCCGGCGCGCCGCTGGCGTACTGGTCCGGCGTGCGCGGGCGCAACCCGATGCGCTACAGCGGCGGCCTGCTGGGCGGTTCGTGGCTGGCCTCGCTGATTGCTGACCTGGGCAATGGCCGCTTCGACGGCGCCTGGCTGGTGGAGAACTTCGAACAGCTCAATCCCGCCAATACACTGTGGGAGAAGCTCTACGACGTCTATGCGAAGGCCGACACCGAAGGCCCGCGCTTCCTCGACTTCGAGCGCTGGTGGGGTGGCCACTTCCTGATGAACCGCGCCGAGATCGACTGGATCGTGCAGAAGCTGTTCGTCGGCAACCGGCTCACCGCGGGCGAGGTGCGCAGCACCGACGGCAAGACCGTGGTGGACCTGCGCAACGTGCGCTCGCCGGTGATCATCTTTGCCTCCTGGGGGGACAACATTACGCCGCCGCAGCAGGCGCTGAACTGGATCCCGGACCTGTACGCGAGCGATGAGGAACTGGTCGCCAACGACCAGGTGATCGTCTACTGCCTGCACCCGACCGTGGGCCACCTCGGCATTTTTGTCTCCGCGGGCGTGGCCAACCGCGAGCACAGCGAACTGTTCTGCGCACTGGACCTGATCGACGTGCTGCCGCCGGGCCTGTACGAGGCGAAGATCGAAGACGTCGCGCCCGACCTGCGGCACCGCGACCTGGTCGAAGGGCGCTACCTGATGCGCTTCGAGCGCCGCGGCATTGCCGACATCCTGGCGCTGGACGACGGCCGCGACGACGAGCGCGCCTTCGAGGTGGTGCGGCGCGTGGCCGAGGTCAACCAGCATATCTACGACACCTTCGCCTCGCCGTGGGTACGCGCCATGTCCAACGAATTGAGCGCGCAGTGGCTGCGCGCGCTGCGTCCCGCGCGGCTGGAGCGCGAGCTGGCGACCGACGTGAACCCATGGATGGCGTGGATCGGCGCGCTGGCGCCGCTGGTGCGCGAGCATCGCGCGCCGGTATCGGCGGACAATCCGCTGCTGACGCTGGAGCACGCGGCCTCGGCGCAGATCGTCAGCGCGCTCGACCAGTTCCGCGACCTGCGCGATGCCTGGTACGAGCGGGCCTTCGAGGCGATCTACGCTTCGCCGGCGATGGCGGCGCTGGTGGGGCTGCGCGCGCCGGCGCCGGTCAACCTGGAGTCGCCCGTGACTGTGGCGCTGCGCAAGGAGCTGGCCGCGCGCCGGCTGCATGATGCCGAGGCGGCGATCGGGCAGGGTGGCACGCTGGAGGCCTTTGTGCGCGTGCTGGCCTACGTTGCCGATCGCCCCAGCGCCATCGAGGAGCGGCCGTTCAACCTGCTGCGTCGCATCGCGCGCGAACAGCAGCAAGCCACCGGGCAATCCGGCGGCCAGGCCGACCTGGCCGCGTTCAAGACCGCGGTGCGCCAGCAGAGCTTTATCGTCAGGCTGGATCCGCAGCGCGCGATCCGGGCGCTGCCGGCACTGGTGCCGGACCGCGAGACCCGCCGCAAGCTGATGGTGGCGGCGCATCGCGTGATGACGGTCGGCGGCCCGCTGTCAGGCGAGCGGCTGGGGCGCTATCGCGAAGTCGCCGAAGTGATGGGGACGGGTCATCCGCGCGAGGTTGCCGACTCAGCCAAGGGGGATGAGGCCGCGCACCAGGACTGA